A single region of the Labeo rohita strain BAU-BD-2019 chromosome 3, IGBB_LRoh.1.0, whole genome shotgun sequence genome encodes:
- the alg1 gene encoding chitobiosyldiphosphodolichol beta-mannosyltransferase, whose protein sequence is MADANAAVAVVTVSLVFLGLLSGLSLSWALLPVAVVVLIFVLASGLKGRDELAHLNVCVLVLGDIGRSPRMQYHALSLSRHGYNVTIIGFLGTKPHQDILEDDRIDILAISELKGLTVGPKIFRYASKVIFQCFQLFYVLMKIEDQGYILMQNPPGLPAIAVTWVASRFRGSQFIIDWHNYGYTIMALTHGENHFIVKVAKWYEKLFGCLSDHNLCVTNAMREDLQKNWNIEATTLYDKPPPIFRETPLKLQHELFIRMGSTYLPFRPSPDVTKEYMELTAFTERNTQTGAVTRSAGRPALLISSTSWTEDEDFSILLQALEEYEKFVAAGHKLPSLVCVITGKGPQKEYYKKLIDTKEFQHIKICTPWLEAEDYPVLLGSADLGVCLHKSSSGLDLPMKVVDMFGCCLPVCAIHFQCLHELVKHEENGLIFKDSKELSQQLKLLFSDFPGDQGKLGIFRKNLRESGQQRWDENWDRNVLPLIKEHCD, encoded by the exons ATGGCGGATGCCAATGCGGCAGTAGCTGTAGTGACAGTTTCATTGGTCTTTTTAGGACTTTTATCGGGTTTAAGCTTATCGTGGGCTCTTCTTCCAGTCGCTGTAGTGGTGCTTATTTTTGTACTAGCCAGTGGATTAAAGGGACGAGATGAACTTGCACATTTGAACGTTTGCGTCTTGGTGCTGGGGGATATAGGGCGCAGTCCTCGCATGCAGTATCATGCGCTGTCTCTCAGCAGACATGGATACAATGTCACCATAATTGGCTTCCTTG GTACTAAACCTCATCAAGACATTCTTGAGGATGACAGGATAGACATACTTGCCATTTCAGAACTGAAGGGGCTTACAG TCGGCCCCAAAATTTTCAGGTACGCTTCAAAGGTGATATTCCAGTGTTTCCAGCTGTTTTATGTGTTGATGAAGATTGAGGACCAGGGCTATATCCTTATGCAG AATCCTCCTGGGCTGCCAGCTATAGCAGTGACATGGGTGGCAAGTCGTTTCAGGGGAAGCCAGTTCATCATAGACTGGCACAACTACGGATACACCATAATGGCTCTTACTCATGGGGAGAATCATTTCATTGTTAAGGTGGCAAAATG GTACGAGAAGCTCTTCGGATGTCTCTCGGACCATAACTTATGTGTCACTAACGCAATGAGAGAAGATCTTCAGAAAAACTGGAATATTGA GGCAACTACACTATATGACAAGCCACCCCCGATATTCAGAGAAACGCCTCTGAAACTTCAGCATGAGCTGTTTATCAGAATGGGCAGTACTTATTTACCATTTCGGCCTAG TCCTGATGTCACTAAAGAGTACATGGAGCTGACAGCCTTCACAGAGCGTAATACTCAGACAGGTGCTGTGACGCGCTCTGCTGGACGACCTGCTCTGCTTATCAGCAGCACCAGCTGGACCG agGATGAAGACTTCTCAATTCTTTTGCAAGCCCTTGAAg AGTATGAGAAGTTTGTTGCGGCAGGGCACAAGCTTCCGTCATTGGTCTGTGTGATAACAG GTAAAGGTCCTCAGAAGGAGTATTACAAGAAGCTGATTGACACTAAAGAATTTCAACATATCAAGATTTGCACTCCATGGCTGGAAGCAGAGGATTATCCTGTTTTACTTG GTTCTGCTGATCTTGGGGTCTGCTTGCACAAATCCTCCAGTGGTCTTGATCTTCCAATGAAAGTGGTTGACATGTTTGGATGTTGTCTGCCAGTTTGTGCCATACACTTTCAGTG TCTGCATGAGCTGGTGAAGCATGAAGAAAACGGGCTCATTTTCAAAGACTCCAAGGAGCTGTCTCAACAGTTAAAG CTTCTGTTTTCAGACTTCCCTGGTGATCAGGGAAAACTGGGCATCTTCAGGAAGAATCTAAGGGAAAGTGGGCAGCAGCGCTGGGATGAGAATTGGGACCGGAACGTCCTGCCACTTATC
- the c3h16orf89 gene encoding UPF0764 protein C16orf89 homolog, which translates to MTNSFAFKIREKSYWIDHSSINYFPCLFCILQALKMWYPFLVLLVLSPTINLSNQDVIDNILLSLSKGITYFDMQGRNINLDGVVGYLILQAQLQEATRTWPHSDFPSLSQRTAAVSMLKRLNKSLSTAVSALQETDPKYFKEFEPILDSSFWSLPTEWSSTDPSLVYTSVRSMECYDEQLSDKCMTLLLGTWKDNGTPCIVTKSCRDTMTQFGCPHYSLSHQLLYFMIGTMKGCSRMLKGDLRLSRVNITVEHYKRIFCSNMMKSNQDIFKNPITGQMQDIFIENILLCGLVGFSDFYKLDWLQSILTWQDHEAGCFGKEEDISEIFEEFLDAPHKRVKRREKTLTDGCSSHMTGVAVSALGGFLNHYLSEQDITKRPLI; encoded by the exons ATGACAAACAGCTTCGCCTTCAAAATAAGGGAAAAAAGCTACTGGATAGACCACTCGTCCATTAACTATTTCCCCTGTTTGTTTTGTATCCTCCAGGCTCTTAAAATGTGGTATCCTTTCCTTGTGCTTCTTGTTCTCTCGCCTACAATTAATTTATCAAACCAGGATGTGATTGATAACATACTTTTGAGTTTATCCAAGGGAATTACATACTTTGACATGCAGGGCAGAAACATCAACCTGGACGGTGTCGTTGGATACTTAATACTTCAAG CGCAGCTGCAGGAGGCAACACGAACTTGGCCGCATTCAGATTTTCCGAGTCTCTCTCAGCGCACAGCTGCCGTTTCTATGTTGAAGAGACTGAACAAGAGCCTTTCCACTGCCGTCAGTGCTCTTCAGGAAACCGACCCCAAATACTTCAAAG AGTTTGAACCCATTTTGGACAGCTCCTTCTGGTCCCTGCCTACAGAATGGAGCTCCACCGATCCCTCTCTCGTTTATACCTCAGTTCGGTCTATGGAGTGCTATGATGAGCAGTTGAGTGACAAGTGCATGACTCTCCTTCTAGGAACCTG GAAAGACAATGGAACCCCATGTATTGTGACTAAGTCTTGTAGAGACACGATGACACAGTTTGGATGTCCACACTATTCCCTGTCCCACCAGCTACTGTACTTCATGATAGGAACGATG AAAGGATGCTCCAGAATGCTCAAGGGGGACCTGAGATTGTCTCGTGTCAACATAACTGTGGAACATTATAAGAGAATCTTCTGCTCCAACATGATGAAAAGCAACCAGGATATTTTCAAGAATCCTATTACTGGTCAAATGCAGGACATCTTTATAGAAAACA ttcttTTATGTGGTTTAGTGGGATTCTCAGACTTCTATAAATTGGACTGGCTACAGTCTATTCTAACATGGCAAGACCACGAAGCAGGCTGTTTTGGCAAAGAAG AGGACATCTCCGAGATCTTTGAAGAATTCTTGGATGCACCCCACAAACGTgtgaaaagaagagaaaaaacacTAACAG ATGGCTGCTCAAGTCATATGACAGGAGTTGCAGTGAGTGCATTAGGAGGTTTTCTCAACCATTACCTCTCAGAGCAGGACATAACGAAGAGACCCTTAATTTAA
- the flr gene encoding tetratricopeptide repeat protein 30A isoform X4, which yields MPPTTIKDGEYTAAVYKMIKEGRYGDAIHILSKEHQKHTKSRAALSLLGYCYYHMQDFTNAAECYEQLTQLHPEVEDYKLYYAQSLYGACAFPDAMKATFLLDSTTSHTKMIKLQAAIKYGEEDFSGAKTLVEQLPQDDPDYDVDLGCLLYKEGEYEEACKKFMSSMNVLGYQPDLAYNIALCYYSLKQYASALKYIAEIIERGIREHPELSIGMTTEGIDVRSVGNTLVLHETALIEAFNLKAAIEYQLKNYAAAQEALTDMPPRSEEELDPVTLHNQALMNMDTKPTEGFEKLAFLLQQNPFPPVTFGNLLLLYCKYEYFDLAADVLAENAHLTYKFLTPYLYEFLDAMITCQTAPEEAFRKFDEIAGKLTEQLRKVQEARHNRDDESLKKYVQDYDEVLERYIPVLMAQAKIYWNRENYSMVEKIFHKSLEFCNEHDTWKLNVAHVLFMQDNKYKEAIGFYEPIVKKHYENILNVSAIVLANLCVSYIMTSQNEEAEELMRKIEKEEEQISYDDPDKKIFHLCIVNLVIGTLYCAKGNYDFGISRVIKSLEPYNKKLGTDTWFYAKRCFLSLLENMAKHMIMLRDSVVQECIQFLEHCELYGKDVPAIIEQPLEEDRMHIGKNTVTYESRLIKALFYEVTGWNE from the exons ATGCCGCCAACAACGATTAAAGACGGCGAATACACGGCTGCCGTGTACAAAATG ATCAAAGAAGGGCGATATGGAGATGCAATTCATATTCTGAGCAAAGAACATCAGAAACACACTAAA TCCAGGGCTGCTCTGTCTCTCCTAGGCTACTGCTACTACCACATGCAGGACTTCACTAATGCAGCTGAATGTTATGAACAGCTGACGCAGCTTCACCCAGAGGTCGAGGACTACAAACTTTACTATGCCCAGTCTCTGTATGGAGCGTGTGCCTTCCCAGACGCCATGAAAGCTACTTTTCTCTTGGACAGCACAACTAGTCATACTAAG ATGATTAAACTGCAAGCTGCCATCAAATACGGAGAGGAGGATTTTTCAGGTGCAAAg ACTCTGGTTGAGCAGTTGCCTCAGGATGACCCCGACTATGATGTCGATCTCGGGTGTTTGCTTTATAAGGAGGGCGAGTATGAAGAAGCTTGCAAAAAGTTTATGTCCTCCATGAATGTACTGGGCTACCAGCCAG atCTGGCCTACAATATAGCACTTTGTTACTACAGTTTAAAGCAGTACGCTTCAGCACTCAAATATATTGCAGAAATTATTGAACGTGGAATCAGAGAGCATCCAG AGCTCAGTATTGGAATGACAACAGAAGGCATTGATGTAAGAAGTGTCGGCAACACCCTCGTCCTGCACGAAACTGCTTTGATTGAAGCCTTTAATCTGAAAGCAGCTATTGAATACCAGCTGAAGAACT ATGCTGCAGCGCAGGAAGCACTGACTGACATGCCCCCTAGATCAGAAGAG GAGCTGGATCCAGTCACTCTTCACAACCAGGCCCTGATGAATATGGACACCAAGCCCACAGAGGGTTTTGAGAAACTTGCTTTTCTTCTTCAGCAAAACCCCTTTCCTCCTGTCACTTTTGGCAACTTACTATTGCTTTACTGTAAATATGAG TACTTTGACCTTGCTGCAGATGTCTTGGCTGAAAACGCTCATCTCACTTACAAGTTTCTCACCCCG TACCTCTATGAGTTCCTGGATGCCATGATCACATGTCAAACAGCACCTGAGGAA GCTTTCCGAAAATTTGACGAAATTGCTGGGAAACTGACTGAGCAGCTACGCAAG GTGCAGGAAGCAAGGCACAACCGGGATGATGAATCcctaaaaaaatatgtgcaagACTATGATGAAGTTCTTGAGAG GTACATTCCTGTACTAATGGCACAGGCCAAAATCTACTGGAACCGTGAGAACTACAGCATGGTGGAAAAGATCTTCCATAAGTCACTGGAGTTCTGCAATGAGCATGACACTTGGAAACTTAATGTTGCACATGTGCTCTTCATGCAAGATAACAAATATAAAGAAGCCATTGGATTCTATGAGCCCATCGTCAAGAAGCATTATGAGAAT ATCCTTAATGTCAGTGCGATTGTTCTTGCTAACCTGTGTGTGTCATACATCATGACCAGCCAAAATGAAGAg GCAGAGGAACTGATGAGGAAGATAGAGAAGGAAGAGGAACAAATCTCATATGATGATCCagacaaaaaaatctttcatcTGTGTATTGTCAACCTTGTAATAGG GACTTTGTATTGTGCTAAAGGGAACTATGACTTTGGCATTTCTCGTGTCATAAAGAGTCTTGAGCCATACAACAAAAAG CTTGGAACAGACACGTGGTTCTACGCTAAGAGATGCTTTCTCTCACTGCTGGAAAACATGGCCAAGCACATGATCATGCTCAGGGATTCAGTGGTGCAAGAGTGCATTCAGTTCCTTGAGCACTGTGAAT TGTATGGAAAAGATGTGCCAGCCATCATAGAACAGCCTCTGGAGGAGGACCGCATGCACATCGGCAAGAACACCGTCACGTATGAGTCACGCCTGATAAAAGCTCTCTTCTATGAAGTCACAGGCTGGAATGAGTAA
- the flr gene encoding tetratricopeptide repeat protein 30A isoform X2, whose translation MPPTTIKDGEYTAAVYKMIKEGRYGDAIHILSKEHQKHTKSRAALSLLGYCYYHMQDFTNAAECYEQLTQLHPEVEDYKLYYAQSLYGACAFPDAMKATFLLDSTTSHTKMIKLQAAIKYGEEDFSGAKTLVEQLPQDDPDYDVDLGCLLYKEGEYEEACKKFMSSMNVLGYQPDLAYNIALCYYSLKQYASALKYIAEIIERGIREHPELSIGMTTEGIDVRSVGNTLVLHETALIEAFNLKAAIEYQLKNYAAAQEALTDMPPRSEEELDPVTLHNQALMNMDTKPTEGFEKLAFLLQQNPFPPVTFGNLLLLYCKYEYFDLAADVLAENAHLTYKFLTPYLYEFLDAMITCQTAPEEAFRKFDEIAGKLTEQLRKVQEARHNRDDESLKKYVQDYDEVLERYIPVLMAQAKIYWNRENYSMVEKIFHKSLEFCNEHDTWKLNVAHVLFMQDNKYKEAIGFYEPIVKKHYENLEQCNIQECPCKTKPSILNVSAIVLANLCVSYIMTSQNEEAEELMRKIEKEEEQISYDDPDKKIFHLCIVNLVIGTLYCAKGNYDFGISRVIKSLEPYNKKLGTDTWFYAKRCFLSLLENMAKHMIMLRDSVVQECIQFLEHCELYGKDVPAIIEQPLEEDRMHIGKNTVTYESRLIKALFYEVTGWNE comes from the exons ATGCCGCCAACAACGATTAAAGACGGCGAATACACGGCTGCCGTGTACAAAATG ATCAAAGAAGGGCGATATGGAGATGCAATTCATATTCTGAGCAAAGAACATCAGAAACACACTAAA TCCAGGGCTGCTCTGTCTCTCCTAGGCTACTGCTACTACCACATGCAGGACTTCACTAATGCAGCTGAATGTTATGAACAGCTGACGCAGCTTCACCCAGAGGTCGAGGACTACAAACTTTACTATGCCCAGTCTCTGTATGGAGCGTGTGCCTTCCCAGACGCCATGAAAGCTACTTTTCTCTTGGACAGCACAACTAGTCATACTAAG ATGATTAAACTGCAAGCTGCCATCAAATACGGAGAGGAGGATTTTTCAGGTGCAAAg ACTCTGGTTGAGCAGTTGCCTCAGGATGACCCCGACTATGATGTCGATCTCGGGTGTTTGCTTTATAAGGAGGGCGAGTATGAAGAAGCTTGCAAAAAGTTTATGTCCTCCATGAATGTACTGGGCTACCAGCCAG atCTGGCCTACAATATAGCACTTTGTTACTACAGTTTAAAGCAGTACGCTTCAGCACTCAAATATATTGCAGAAATTATTGAACGTGGAATCAGAGAGCATCCAG AGCTCAGTATTGGAATGACAACAGAAGGCATTGATGTAAGAAGTGTCGGCAACACCCTCGTCCTGCACGAAACTGCTTTGATTGAAGCCTTTAATCTGAAAGCAGCTATTGAATACCAGCTGAAGAACT ATGCTGCAGCGCAGGAAGCACTGACTGACATGCCCCCTAGATCAGAAGAG GAGCTGGATCCAGTCACTCTTCACAACCAGGCCCTGATGAATATGGACACCAAGCCCACAGAGGGTTTTGAGAAACTTGCTTTTCTTCTTCAGCAAAACCCCTTTCCTCCTGTCACTTTTGGCAACTTACTATTGCTTTACTGTAAATATGAG TACTTTGACCTTGCTGCAGATGTCTTGGCTGAAAACGCTCATCTCACTTACAAGTTTCTCACCCCG TACCTCTATGAGTTCCTGGATGCCATGATCACATGTCAAACAGCACCTGAGGAA GCTTTCCGAAAATTTGACGAAATTGCTGGGAAACTGACTGAGCAGCTACGCAAG GTGCAGGAAGCAAGGCACAACCGGGATGATGAATCcctaaaaaaatatgtgcaagACTATGATGAAGTTCTTGAGAG GTACATTCCTGTACTAATGGCACAGGCCAAAATCTACTGGAACCGTGAGAACTACAGCATGGTGGAAAAGATCTTCCATAAGTCACTGGAGTTCTGCAATGAGCATGACACTTGGAAACTTAATGTTGCACATGTGCTCTTCATGCAAGATAACAAATATAAAGAAGCCATTGGATTCTATGAGCCCATCGTCAAGAAGCATTATGAGAAT CTGGAACAGTGTAACATTCAAGAGTGTCCCTGCAAAACAAAACcctcg ATCCTTAATGTCAGTGCGATTGTTCTTGCTAACCTGTGTGTGTCATACATCATGACCAGCCAAAATGAAGAg GCAGAGGAACTGATGAGGAAGATAGAGAAGGAAGAGGAACAAATCTCATATGATGATCCagacaaaaaaatctttcatcTGTGTATTGTCAACCTTGTAATAGG GACTTTGTATTGTGCTAAAGGGAACTATGACTTTGGCATTTCTCGTGTCATAAAGAGTCTTGAGCCATACAACAAAAAG CTTGGAACAGACACGTGGTTCTACGCTAAGAGATGCTTTCTCTCACTGCTGGAAAACATGGCCAAGCACATGATCATGCTCAGGGATTCAGTGGTGCAAGAGTGCATTCAGTTCCTTGAGCACTGTGAAT TGTATGGAAAAGATGTGCCAGCCATCATAGAACAGCCTCTGGAGGAGGACCGCATGCACATCGGCAAGAACACCGTCACGTATGAGTCACGCCTGATAAAAGCTCTCTTCTATGAAGTCACAGGCTGGAATGAGTAA
- the flr gene encoding tetratricopeptide repeat protein 30A isoform X3 yields the protein MPPTTIKDGEYTAAVYKMIKEGRYGDAIHILSKEHQKHTKSRAALSLLGYCYYHMQDFTNAAECYEQLTQLHPEVEDYKLYYAQSLYGACAFPDAMKATFLLDSTTSHTKMIKLQAAIKYGEEDFSGAKTLVEQLPQDDPDYDVDLGCLLYKEGEYEEACKKFMSSMNVLGYQPDLAYNIALCYYSLKQYASALKYIAEIIERGIREHPELSIGMTTEGIDVRSVGNTLVLHETALIEAFNLKAAIEYQLKNYAAAQEALTDMPPRSEEELDPVTLHNQALMNMDTKPTEGFEKLAFLLQQNPFPPVTFGNLLLLYCKYEYFDLAADVLAENAHLTYKFLTPYLYEFLDAMITCQTAPEEAFRKFDEIAGKLTEQLRKVTKQVQEARHNRDDESLKKYVQDYDEVLERYIPVLMAQAKIYWNRENYSMVEKIFHKSLEFCNEHDTWKLNVAHVLFMQDNKYKEAIGFYEPIVKKHYENILNVSAIVLANLCVSYIMTSQNEEAEELMRKIEKEEEQISYDDPDKKIFHLCIVNLVIGTLYCAKGNYDFGISRVIKSLEPYNKKLGTDTWFYAKRCFLSLLENMAKHMIMLRDSVVQECIQFLEHCELYGKDVPAIIEQPLEEDRMHIGKNTVTYESRLIKALFYEVTGWNE from the exons ATGCCGCCAACAACGATTAAAGACGGCGAATACACGGCTGCCGTGTACAAAATG ATCAAAGAAGGGCGATATGGAGATGCAATTCATATTCTGAGCAAAGAACATCAGAAACACACTAAA TCCAGGGCTGCTCTGTCTCTCCTAGGCTACTGCTACTACCACATGCAGGACTTCACTAATGCAGCTGAATGTTATGAACAGCTGACGCAGCTTCACCCAGAGGTCGAGGACTACAAACTTTACTATGCCCAGTCTCTGTATGGAGCGTGTGCCTTCCCAGACGCCATGAAAGCTACTTTTCTCTTGGACAGCACAACTAGTCATACTAAG ATGATTAAACTGCAAGCTGCCATCAAATACGGAGAGGAGGATTTTTCAGGTGCAAAg ACTCTGGTTGAGCAGTTGCCTCAGGATGACCCCGACTATGATGTCGATCTCGGGTGTTTGCTTTATAAGGAGGGCGAGTATGAAGAAGCTTGCAAAAAGTTTATGTCCTCCATGAATGTACTGGGCTACCAGCCAG atCTGGCCTACAATATAGCACTTTGTTACTACAGTTTAAAGCAGTACGCTTCAGCACTCAAATATATTGCAGAAATTATTGAACGTGGAATCAGAGAGCATCCAG AGCTCAGTATTGGAATGACAACAGAAGGCATTGATGTAAGAAGTGTCGGCAACACCCTCGTCCTGCACGAAACTGCTTTGATTGAAGCCTTTAATCTGAAAGCAGCTATTGAATACCAGCTGAAGAACT ATGCTGCAGCGCAGGAAGCACTGACTGACATGCCCCCTAGATCAGAAGAG GAGCTGGATCCAGTCACTCTTCACAACCAGGCCCTGATGAATATGGACACCAAGCCCACAGAGGGTTTTGAGAAACTTGCTTTTCTTCTTCAGCAAAACCCCTTTCCTCCTGTCACTTTTGGCAACTTACTATTGCTTTACTGTAAATATGAG TACTTTGACCTTGCTGCAGATGTCTTGGCTGAAAACGCTCATCTCACTTACAAGTTTCTCACCCCG TACCTCTATGAGTTCCTGGATGCCATGATCACATGTCAAACAGCACCTGAGGAA GCTTTCCGAAAATTTGACGAAATTGCTGGGAAACTGACTGAGCAGCTACGCAAGGTTACGAAACAG GTGCAGGAAGCAAGGCACAACCGGGATGATGAATCcctaaaaaaatatgtgcaagACTATGATGAAGTTCTTGAGAG GTACATTCCTGTACTAATGGCACAGGCCAAAATCTACTGGAACCGTGAGAACTACAGCATGGTGGAAAAGATCTTCCATAAGTCACTGGAGTTCTGCAATGAGCATGACACTTGGAAACTTAATGTTGCACATGTGCTCTTCATGCAAGATAACAAATATAAAGAAGCCATTGGATTCTATGAGCCCATCGTCAAGAAGCATTATGAGAAT ATCCTTAATGTCAGTGCGATTGTTCTTGCTAACCTGTGTGTGTCATACATCATGACCAGCCAAAATGAAGAg GCAGAGGAACTGATGAGGAAGATAGAGAAGGAAGAGGAACAAATCTCATATGATGATCCagacaaaaaaatctttcatcTGTGTATTGTCAACCTTGTAATAGG GACTTTGTATTGTGCTAAAGGGAACTATGACTTTGGCATTTCTCGTGTCATAAAGAGTCTTGAGCCATACAACAAAAAG CTTGGAACAGACACGTGGTTCTACGCTAAGAGATGCTTTCTCTCACTGCTGGAAAACATGGCCAAGCACATGATCATGCTCAGGGATTCAGTGGTGCAAGAGTGCATTCAGTTCCTTGAGCACTGTGAAT TGTATGGAAAAGATGTGCCAGCCATCATAGAACAGCCTCTGGAGGAGGACCGCATGCACATCGGCAAGAACACCGTCACGTATGAGTCACGCCTGATAAAAGCTCTCTTCTATGAAGTCACAGGCTGGAATGAGTAA
- the flr gene encoding tetratricopeptide repeat protein 30A isoform X1 codes for MPPTTIKDGEYTAAVYKMIKEGRYGDAIHILSKEHQKHTKSRAALSLLGYCYYHMQDFTNAAECYEQLTQLHPEVEDYKLYYAQSLYGACAFPDAMKATFLLDSTTSHTKMIKLQAAIKYGEEDFSGAKTLVEQLPQDDPDYDVDLGCLLYKEGEYEEACKKFMSSMNVLGYQPDLAYNIALCYYSLKQYASALKYIAEIIERGIREHPELSIGMTTEGIDVRSVGNTLVLHETALIEAFNLKAAIEYQLKNYAAAQEALTDMPPRSEEELDPVTLHNQALMNMDTKPTEGFEKLAFLLQQNPFPPVTFGNLLLLYCKYEYFDLAADVLAENAHLTYKFLTPYLYEFLDAMITCQTAPEEAFRKFDEIAGKLTEQLRKVTKQVQEARHNRDDESLKKYVQDYDEVLERYIPVLMAQAKIYWNRENYSMVEKIFHKSLEFCNEHDTWKLNVAHVLFMQDNKYKEAIGFYEPIVKKHYENLEQCNIQECPCKTKPSILNVSAIVLANLCVSYIMTSQNEEAEELMRKIEKEEEQISYDDPDKKIFHLCIVNLVIGTLYCAKGNYDFGISRVIKSLEPYNKKLGTDTWFYAKRCFLSLLENMAKHMIMLRDSVVQECIQFLEHCELYGKDVPAIIEQPLEEDRMHIGKNTVTYESRLIKALFYEVTGWNE; via the exons ATGCCGCCAACAACGATTAAAGACGGCGAATACACGGCTGCCGTGTACAAAATG ATCAAAGAAGGGCGATATGGAGATGCAATTCATATTCTGAGCAAAGAACATCAGAAACACACTAAA TCCAGGGCTGCTCTGTCTCTCCTAGGCTACTGCTACTACCACATGCAGGACTTCACTAATGCAGCTGAATGTTATGAACAGCTGACGCAGCTTCACCCAGAGGTCGAGGACTACAAACTTTACTATGCCCAGTCTCTGTATGGAGCGTGTGCCTTCCCAGACGCCATGAAAGCTACTTTTCTCTTGGACAGCACAACTAGTCATACTAAG ATGATTAAACTGCAAGCTGCCATCAAATACGGAGAGGAGGATTTTTCAGGTGCAAAg ACTCTGGTTGAGCAGTTGCCTCAGGATGACCCCGACTATGATGTCGATCTCGGGTGTTTGCTTTATAAGGAGGGCGAGTATGAAGAAGCTTGCAAAAAGTTTATGTCCTCCATGAATGTACTGGGCTACCAGCCAG atCTGGCCTACAATATAGCACTTTGTTACTACAGTTTAAAGCAGTACGCTTCAGCACTCAAATATATTGCAGAAATTATTGAACGTGGAATCAGAGAGCATCCAG AGCTCAGTATTGGAATGACAACAGAAGGCATTGATGTAAGAAGTGTCGGCAACACCCTCGTCCTGCACGAAACTGCTTTGATTGAAGCCTTTAATCTGAAAGCAGCTATTGAATACCAGCTGAAGAACT ATGCTGCAGCGCAGGAAGCACTGACTGACATGCCCCCTAGATCAGAAGAG GAGCTGGATCCAGTCACTCTTCACAACCAGGCCCTGATGAATATGGACACCAAGCCCACAGAGGGTTTTGAGAAACTTGCTTTTCTTCTTCAGCAAAACCCCTTTCCTCCTGTCACTTTTGGCAACTTACTATTGCTTTACTGTAAATATGAG TACTTTGACCTTGCTGCAGATGTCTTGGCTGAAAACGCTCATCTCACTTACAAGTTTCTCACCCCG TACCTCTATGAGTTCCTGGATGCCATGATCACATGTCAAACAGCACCTGAGGAA GCTTTCCGAAAATTTGACGAAATTGCTGGGAAACTGACTGAGCAGCTACGCAAGGTTACGAAACAG GTGCAGGAAGCAAGGCACAACCGGGATGATGAATCcctaaaaaaatatgtgcaagACTATGATGAAGTTCTTGAGAG GTACATTCCTGTACTAATGGCACAGGCCAAAATCTACTGGAACCGTGAGAACTACAGCATGGTGGAAAAGATCTTCCATAAGTCACTGGAGTTCTGCAATGAGCATGACACTTGGAAACTTAATGTTGCACATGTGCTCTTCATGCAAGATAACAAATATAAAGAAGCCATTGGATTCTATGAGCCCATCGTCAAGAAGCATTATGAGAAT CTGGAACAGTGTAACATTCAAGAGTGTCCCTGCAAAACAAAACcctcg ATCCTTAATGTCAGTGCGATTGTTCTTGCTAACCTGTGTGTGTCATACATCATGACCAGCCAAAATGAAGAg GCAGAGGAACTGATGAGGAAGATAGAGAAGGAAGAGGAACAAATCTCATATGATGATCCagacaaaaaaatctttcatcTGTGTATTGTCAACCTTGTAATAGG GACTTTGTATTGTGCTAAAGGGAACTATGACTTTGGCATTTCTCGTGTCATAAAGAGTCTTGAGCCATACAACAAAAAG CTTGGAACAGACACGTGGTTCTACGCTAAGAGATGCTTTCTCTCACTGCTGGAAAACATGGCCAAGCACATGATCATGCTCAGGGATTCAGTGGTGCAAGAGTGCATTCAGTTCCTTGAGCACTGTGAAT TGTATGGAAAAGATGTGCCAGCCATCATAGAACAGCCTCTGGAGGAGGACCGCATGCACATCGGCAAGAACACCGTCACGTATGAGTCACGCCTGATAAAAGCTCTCTTCTATGAAGTCACAGGCTGGAATGAGTAA